The Tepidisphaeraceae bacterium DNA window CGTGTCTGCGTGTACCGGCACGGCTTGGAGTACCAAACCGTGGCACCCAAACCAGTTTCTGAGGCGGAAAGTGCATAACACGCTCTAGGTGGTACGGACATTCATTCCTCCGCGGTGATGAAGGCTGCGAGGTAGACGAAGCCGGCGAAGTTGGCGGCCTTCTTCTCGTACCGCGTGGCCACGCGCCGGCAGCGGCGGATGCGGCAGAAGAATCGCTCGAT harbors:
- a CDS encoding transposase, translated to IERFFCRIRRCRRVATRYEKKAANFAGFVYLAAFITAEE